In Mercenaria mercenaria strain notata chromosome 14, MADL_Memer_1, whole genome shotgun sequence, the following are encoded in one genomic region:
- the LOC128548229 gene encoding uncharacterized protein LOC128548229, which yields MPKSKKKSLRKLREEDSQRKQNFPSVSAECHSLHGSSVVHKNNVGTPLSAVDTPTASKIAVEAGFPTIHEESFHGLHPSSVLSGSVDIQVLDYYSQLLKTQFGLTYGLIPPSAVYQLQTSKEQKSLTQIVSKNTASVQMHFIDSHYVVKGVNPSDITIDQRTIRTHLKLCLESGVISDFPHKRNFMSTLLSNYFHDHTQKTRQKQRQLMTSTTLPSDSNITAQKTLKQKKWRNKQKQNNPELFKQKQVIEQQNRREKHVSANPIAAKSKRAMEQRQAREKQASVDPIAAKSKRAKEQKRAREKLAAIDPTAAKCNRAKEQRRARDKLATANPKAARSKMALQQRQTREKLASAHPIAAKTKRTKEQKQAREKLASAHPIAAKTKRAKEQKQAREKRAKSDPIAAKTKRAMEQKQAREKRASADPIAAKTKRAMEQKQAREKRASADPIAAKTKREMEQKRLREALANADPIAAKRKRANEQKQARDKLASANSQKAKQKRAAEQQTHRERQKKQLQDASRHFLNDIYQFPEFVCTCCSRMMYKKSVVSVHSASFKEADLQFLNNCLSHALSMDSTEWLCKTCLRYIKLKKLPPQTDENNLKIPPAPEELQDLTSLEERLIAQHYPFMKLIALPKERQSAIKGVVVNIPLEVDTVVKSLPRTPNQAGLLPFKLKRKIKYNGHYTFQYIRPERVMNALLWLKDNNPLYREIQLKDTWQQECLNEDTNTWNEITGNVNNDETTDTESVLSGESDGKKPIKILEDKQFEELSFPSLFPSGKFGYTYERPVKLSAKKYFQRRILKKGGKFAANIEYLFVAQFITEWQQILSSMSVALRKSLIGNCGENYSAGFFKNADHIRPLLTKDDAYRFLSPIRGSPPYWQKVMSELMAAIKQFQIFTWFLTLSAADMRWEDTFTAIARQQGRKLTREQILEMTWDERSTLLRSNPATAARHFHHKVQALFTNILLSQANTLGKITIYFYRIEFQQRGSPHVHAILWVENAPKPSDDSGKISNFVEQYVKANLPNEDEELLNLVESLQTHTHTATCKKKGGSCRFGYPKPISDLLILSRPDPDNDNPKKRRDAIQLLTQVKEFLEDETTDKDNFTTTDILQKCELPEVLYYEALKSATKTETIFLPRCPSETCINNYNPDILRLWKANMDLQYVTSPNAAIAYITSYITKDEREVGAVLQAVSKEMKSLNIKEQMKKAAFSFANARNVSAQEAAYRILGLPLYVSNFTTVWIPSGFPEKRIRILKPNQFLQSLDDDDEYIFCTNIIDRYSARPAEQLEHMCLAEFAMWYQVQSKDTSQDETDTDQFPQNANGDEASDEILQPVDTLHTNPNNQTVITRYGKMKRRAHPAVRYHQCSQSKDPDLYSYNRMLLFMPWKDEKTDLLANFPTYTEHYESRKNQIEDTFSTLMRFEDIVEQAITQIQDQGPLQHAWDQIAPETEHTQADLVEEGYVSDEDFAILNPDVNPTSVFTGTHDPSSIPVSTVEVIPDLLNEIDYRKLVQSLNFEQRSVFQCVLEWCHKILLPTDNSVDPLHIFVTGGAGTGKSHLIKAIHNMVCRELKVPGNEPSKPTILLMAPTGTAAFNIGGCTVHSSFLLPTKITEIYRKLSDSTCNQLRVQLCQLKVVVIDEISMVSLKAFNYIDKRLQQIKDSSQPFGGISVIAVGDLYQLRPFGKYVFDSFSDIMQNLAGLTWQELFTIFELKQIMRQKDDIEFASLLNRLRTGQHTSADIQTLQARNIDTTDSQYNPDALHIFSRNKRSDAHNNDRLKELQQPIISMTRRERRPAALKDFIVPDNPTHTGEISKTIELCKDARVMIIRNIDVTDGLVNGAQGTIVDFLPNSNQVQAILVKFDKETVGQAARQSFPINLSSYPRIVIPVKRVDVSFSPTPNKPGPEITWTQFPIRLSFSCTIHKVQGLSVDQLVVSFEDPFQGGQAYVALSRCRTLQGMQLLHFDPAKIKICKLVQKEMDRLRLNKKLPNPCNVLQEPLVPVPQLHHAEALSVCIAPTTTPLTIILIYRSPSVKWREFHYDLTSLLDSLNGVQNTIILGDFNEDALSRESQRASVLLERYGFVMTVRETTHTLGVCLDHIYLSPDLSKRYTSCSFHPVYYSDHFYGNLHLQWYC from the exons ATGCCAAAATCTAAAAAGAAGTCACTCAGAAAACTGAGGGAAGAAGACAGCCAACGGAAACAAAACTTT cCATCAGTGTCTGCTGAGTGTCACAGCCTCCATGGTTCATCTGTAGTACATAAAAACAATGTTGGAACACCTCTTTCAGCCGTTGATACACCCACGGCTTCTAAG ATTGCTGTTGAGGCTGGTTTCCCTACAATACACGAAGAATCATTCCATGGCCTTCATCCAAGCAGTGTTCTCTCTGGATCAGTTGATATACAAGTCCTTGACTACTATTCTCAGCTGTTAAAAACTCAATTTGGACTAACATATGGACTTATTCCACCATCTGCTGTGTATCAGCTGCAGACCTCAAAAGAACAAAAATCATTGACTCAAATTGTTTCCAAGAATACTGCAAGTGTACAGATGCATTTCATCGACAGTCATTATGTT GTGAAAGGTGTGAATCCTAGTGACATCACAATAGATCAGAGGACAATACGAACACATTTAAAACTTTGTCTAGAAAGTGGTGTAATTTCTGATTTCCCACATAAAAGGAATTTTATGTCAACATTGCTGTCTAACTACTTCCATGATCATACTCAAAAGACAAGACAGAAGCAAAGACAGTTAATGACAAGCACAACTCTTCCTTCCGATTCTAACATAACCGCACAAAAGACCCTGAAACAAAAGAAATGGagaaacaaacaaaagcaaaacaaccCTGAACTTTTCAAACAGAAACAAGTCATTGAACAGCAAAACAGACGTGAAAAACATGTCAGTGCCAATCCCATAGCTGCCAAAAGCAAAAGGGCAATGGAGCAAAGGCAGGCAAGAGAGAAACAAGCCAGTGTTGATCCGATAGCTGCTAAAAGCAAAAGGGCAAAAGAGCAAAAACGGGCCAGAGAGAAACTTGCCGCTATCGATCCGACAGCTGCCAAATGCAACAGGGCAAAGGAGCAAAGGCGAGCAAGAGATAAACTTGCCACTGCCAATCCGAAAGCTGCCAGAAGCAAAATGGCATTACAGCAAAGACAAACCAGAGAGAAACTAGCCAGTGCCCATCCGATAGCTGCCAAAACCAAAAGGACAAAGGAGCAAAAACAGGCCAGAGAAAAACTAGCCAGTGCCCATCCGATAGCTGCCAAAACCAAAAGGGCAAAGGAGCAAAAACAGGCCAGAGAAAAACGAGCCAAATCCGATCCAATAGCTGCCAAAACCAAAAGGGCGATGGAGCAAAAACAGGCCAGAGAAAAACGAGCCAGTGCCGATCCAATAGCTGCCAAAACCAAAAGAGCGATGGAGCAAAAACAGGCCAGAGAAAAACGAGCCAGTGCCGATCCAATAGCTGCCAAAACCAAAAGGGAGATGGAGCAAAAGCGGTTAAGAGAAGCATTAGCCAATGCTGATCCAATAGCTGCCAAACGGAAAAGGGCGAACGAGCAAAAGCAGGCAAGAGACAAACTTGCCAGCGCTAATTCTCAGAAAGCTAAACAGAAGAGGGCTGCAGAACAACAAACACACAGGGAGAGACAGAAGAAACAGCTTCAGGATGCATCAAGACATTTCCTTAATGATATTTATCAGTTTCCAGAATTTGTTTGTACTTGTTGCAGTCGAATGATGTACAAGAAATCGGTAGTATCTGTTCATTCTGCGTCTTTTAAAGAAGCAGACCTGCAATTTCTTAACAACTGTTTATCACACGCTCTTTCTATGGACAGCACAGAGTGgttatgtaaaacatgtttacgaTACATAAAGCTGAAGAAATTACCTCCTCAGACTGATGAAAATAACCTTAAAATTCCACCGGCCCCTGAAGAATTACAAGACCTTACATCTTTGGAAGAAAGGCTCATTGCACAGCATTATCCTTTCATGAAACTCATAGCCTTGCCAAAAGAAAGACAAAGTGCAATCAAAGGTGTAGTTGTTAATATACCCTTGGAAGTTGATACAGTTGTCAAGTCTTTACCTCGAACCCCAAATCAAGCAGGGCTTCTcccttttaaattgaaaagaaaaataaaatacaacgGACATTACACTTTCCAGTACATCAGACCAGAAAGAGTAATGAATGCCCTTCTTTGGCTCAAGGACAATAATCCTTTATACAGAGAAATACAGTTGAAAGACACATGGCAACAGGAATGTTTGAATGAAGATACTAATACTTGGAATGAAATCACTGGAAATGTAAATAATGATGAAACAACAGACACCGAGTCTGTCCTTAGTGGTGAAA GTGATGGTAAGAAACCTATCAAAATATTAGAAGATAAACAGTTTGAAGAATTAAGCTTCCCATCTTTATTCCCGTCAGGAAAGTTTGGTTATACGTATGAACGACCAGTTAAGTTATCAGCTAAGAAATATTTCCAGAGACGCATTCTGAAAAAAGGGGGAAAGTTTGCTGCGAACATAGAATATCTCTTCGTTGCTCAGTTCATTACAGAATGGCAGCAGATCCTGTCTTCTATGTCAGTAGCCCTTAGAAAGTCTTTAATTGGTAACTGTGGAGAAAATTACAGTGCAGGTTTTTTCAAGAATGCTGACCATATCCGACCTTTACTGACCAAAGATGATGCCTACAGGTTTCTAAGTCCCATACGAGGTAGTCCACCATACTGGCAAAAGGTTATGTCTGAGTTAATGGCTGCTATTAAGCAGTTTCAAATATTTACTTGGTTCCTAACACTGTCTGCAGCAGACATGAGATGGGAAGATACATTTACTGCTATAGCAAGACAACAAGGTAGAAAACTTACCCGTGAACAGATACTTGAAATGACCTGGGATGAGAGATCGACACTTCTACGATCAAATCCTGCAACTGCTGCCAGGCATTTCCACCACAAAGTTCAGGCTCTGTTTACAAATATTCTACTCTCCCAAGCTAATACTCTTGGTAAAATTACAATATATTTCTACAGAATTGAGTTCCAGCAGCGGGGTTCACCACATGTTCATGCCATATTGTGGgttgaaaatgcaccaaaacctTCAGATGACAGTGGAAAGATCTCAAACTTTGTAGAACAATACGTCAAGGCCAATTTGCCAAATGAAGATGAAGAACTCCTGAATTTGGTTGAGAGTCTTCAAACCCACACACATACAGCTACATGTAAAAAGAAAGGAGGAAGTTGCAGATTTGGTTATCCTAAGCCCATTTCTGATCTACTAATCCTTTCTAGACCTGATCCTGATAATGATAATCCTAAGAAACGGAGAGACGCTATACAACTTCTCACTCAAGTTAAGGAATTCCTAGAAGACGAAACTACTGATAAAGACAATTTCACCACAACAGATATACTTCAGAAATGTGAACTGCCTGAAGTCCTTTATTATGAAGCTTTGAAATCAGCTACAAAAACTGAGACAATTTTCTTGCCACGCTGTCCTAGTGAAACCTGCATCAATAATTATAATCCAGATATTCTCAGATTATGGAAAGCCAACATGGATTTACAGTATGTAACTAGTCCAAATGCAGCCATTGCATACATAACAAGTTACATTACTAAAGATGAGCGTGAAGTTGGAGCCGTACTCCAGGCTGTCAGCAAAGAGATGAAATCACTAAATATAAAAGAACAGATGAAAAAAGCTGCCTTCTCTTTTGCCAATGCAAGGAACGTCAGTGCTCAAGAAGCTGCATATAGAATTTTAGGCCTCCCTTTGTATGTATCCAACTTCACAACAGTATGGATACCCTCAGGATTTCCAGAGAAACGAATAAGAATCTTGAAGCCTAATCAGTTTCTACAGTCactggatgatgatgatgagtacATTTTTTGCACCAACATTATTGATAGATACTCTGCAAGGCCTGCAGAACAACTTGAACACATGTGCCTAGCTGAATTCGCCATGTGGTATCAGGTTCAGTCTAAAGACACTTCACAAGATGAAACTGATACAGATCAATTTCCACAGAATGCAAATGGCGACGAAGCCTCTGATGAAATCCTTCAACCTGTAGATACTCTGCACACAAATCCTAATAACCAAACAGTGATCACACGTTATGGTAAAATGAAACGACGAGCTCACCCAGCTGTAAGATACCATCAGTGTTCTCAGAGTAAAGATCCAGACCTATATTCTTACAATCGTATGCTTTTGTTCATGCCTTGGAAAGACGAGAAGACAGATTTGCTAGCAAATTTCCCCACATACACTGAACATTATGAATCTAGAAAGAACCAGATTGAAGACACTTTCTCTACTTTAATGAGATTTGAAGATATTGTTGAACAAGCCATTACTCAGATTCAAGACCAAGGACCTCTACAGCATGCATGGGATCAAATTGCACCTGAAACTGAGCACACGCAAGCAGATCTTGTTGAAGAAGGCTATGTGTCAGATGAAGACTTTGCCATACTGAATCCCGATGTAAATCCTACCTCTGTATTTACAGGAACACATGACCCATCTTCTATACCTGTATCAACAGTTGAAGTGATACCTGATCTTCTCAATGAGATAGACTATAGAAAACTAGTGCAGTCATTGAATTTCGAACAACGCTCTGTTTTTCAGTGTGTTTTAGAATGGTGCCACAAAATACTTCTACCCACAGACAACTCTGTTGACCCATTACATATCTTTGTAACAGGTGGAGCAGGTACTGGCAAGTCACACTTGATTAAAGCTATTCACAATATGGTTTGCCGAGAACTTAAAGTCCCTGGTAATGAACCTAGCAAACCAACAATACTACTAATGGCCCCCACTGGTACTGCAGCATTTAACATCGGTGGATGTACTGTACACTCTTCCTTTCTTCTGCCCACAAAAATTACAGAGATATACAGAAAACTGTCAGATTCTACCTGCAACCAGTTAAGAGTTCAACTCTGTCAACTCAAAGTAGTTGTTATTGATGAAATCTCAATGGTCAGCTTGAAAGCATTCAATTACATTGACAAACGCCTGCAACAAATCAAAGATTCAAGTCAACCATTTGGTGGTATATCTGTCATAGCTGTCGGAGACTTGTACCAGCTGAGACCTTTTGGTAAATATGTATTTGACAGCTTTTCTGACATCATGCAAAACCTTGCAGGATTAACATGGCAGGAGCTTTTTACCATATTTGAACTGAAACAGATCATGCGTCAGAAAGATGATATTGAATTTGCCTCCCTCTTAAACAGACTGAGAACAGGACAGCACACTTCTGCGGATATCCAGACATTACAAGCAAGAAACATAGATACTACAGATTCACAATATAATCCAGATGCACTACATATATTTTCTCGAAATAAACGTTCAGATGCCCACAATAACGACAGATTAAAGGAATTACAACAACCTATCATATCCATGACAAGGAGAGAAAGACGACCTGCAGCTTTGAAAGATTTCATTGTGCCTGACAATCCAACACACACTGGAGAAATAAGTAAAACCATAGAACTGTGCAAAGACGCAAGAGTGATGATCATAAGAAATATTGATGTTACTGACGGTTTAGTGAATGGTGCGCAGGGTACTAttgttgacttcttgcctaacTCTAATCAAGTTCAAGCTATTCTTGTAAAGTTTGACAAAGAAACTGTTGGCCAGGCAGCCAGGCAATCATTCCCAATTAACTTATCGTCTTATCCTCGTATCGTAATCCCCGTCAAGCGAGTAGATGTTTCATTTTCTCCGACACCAAACAAACCTGGACCAGAAATCACTTGGACCCAGTTCCCAATACGACTATCATTTTCATGTACAATCCATAAAGTACAGGGATTATCCGTAGATCAACTGGTTGTATCATTTGAAGACCCATTTCAGGGTGGTCAAGCATATGTTGCTCTCAGTCGTTGTAGGACTCTTCAAGGCATGCAGCTGCTTCATTTTGACCCTGCAAAAATCAAGATATGTAAACTAGTACAGAAAGAAATGGATAGACTTCGACTAAATAAGAAGCTTCCAAATCCGTGCAATGTTCTTCAAGAACCG CTTGTACCAGTTCCGCAACTACATCACGCAGAGGCATTAAGCGTGTGCATAGCGCCTACAACTACGCCTTTAACCATTATATTGATATATAGGTCTCCATCTGTGAAATGGAGAGAATTTCACTACGATCTAACCAGTCTATTAGACTCTCTAAATGGTGTACAGAATACTATCATTCTCGGTGATTTCAATGAAGATGCTCTTTCTCGTGAAAGTCAGAGAGCTTCAGTCCTGTTAGAGAGATATGGTTTTGTCATGACAGTACGCGAGACAACACATACGCTTGGTGTCTGCTTGGATCACATCTACCTATCGCCAGATTTATCAAAACGATACACATCGTGTTCCTTCCATCCTGTCTACTATTCTGACCACTTCTATGGCAACCTCCACTTGCAATGGTACTGTTAG